In a single window of the Olivibacter sp. SDN3 genome:
- a CDS encoding glyceraldehyde-3-phosphate dehydrogenase yields the protein MTNKYQSEFNSWIEKEKQAIELIGIVGQLWFERSIELVLFRSPLFDVSSSQILATHQYAREISNKDISIYDTLDIAKAIKNSNIAPSRIDVGKLLILWVENHQKYSSVHDFVIKELAKHIGKGKKNLRKRDVILYGFGRIGRLLAREIITQTGKGEQLRLRAIVIRGNDNDSLQKRADLLAADSIHNRFKGTVSLDTEHKTLIINGQRIHLISSEEPDKIDYTKYGITHALLIDNTGAYRDRANLSRHLKAKGVEKILLTAPAKDDVPNVVSGINEHTINLQDEHIFSCASCTTNAIVPVLNLVDNLFQIRKGHIETVHAYTNDQNLLDNYHKKARRGRAAPLNMVITETGSEKAVAKVLPSLAGKLTSNAVRVPVPNVSLAILNLTTNRTLSLKNISESLKHAALFGDFSEQIDYSISKELVSSDVIGNSHAAIIDGPATIVSKDSKSVILYIWYDNEYGYSRQVIRFAKKIAGVVRLTYY from the coding sequence ATGACAAATAAATACCAATCAGAGTTTAACTCTTGGATCGAGAAAGAAAAACAAGCAATAGAACTTATAGGAATTGTTGGGCAATTATGGTTTGAGAGATCAATTGAACTTGTACTCTTTAGGAGCCCCCTGTTCGATGTCAGCAGTAGTCAAATTCTGGCTACCCATCAATATGCGCGTGAAATAAGCAATAAAGATATTTCGATATACGATACTTTAGATATTGCAAAGGCTATAAAAAACAGTAACATTGCCCCTAGTCGAATCGATGTAGGCAAATTACTTATTCTTTGGGTAGAAAATCATCAAAAATATTCTTCTGTACACGATTTCGTAATCAAAGAACTCGCTAAGCATATTGGAAAAGGTAAGAAAAACTTACGCAAAAGAGATGTTATACTATATGGTTTTGGTAGAATTGGGAGGCTGCTGGCAAGAGAAATAATTACGCAAACGGGAAAAGGAGAACAACTTCGCTTAAGAGCAATTGTTATTAGAGGAAACGATAACGATAGTTTGCAAAAGAGAGCTGATTTACTGGCAGCCGATTCTATTCACAATCGCTTCAAAGGAACTGTCAGCTTAGATACCGAACATAAAACACTAATTATAAACGGACAGCGAATACATCTAATCAGTTCGGAGGAACCAGATAAAATCGACTATACAAAGTATGGAATCACTCATGCTTTGCTTATTGATAATACCGGAGCATATCGTGATAGAGCAAACCTAAGCAGACATTTAAAAGCAAAAGGTGTTGAAAAGATCCTACTCACCGCTCCTGCAAAAGACGATGTCCCAAACGTAGTTTCCGGTATAAACGAACACACAATTAACTTGCAGGATGAGCATATTTTCTCTTGCGCTTCTTGCACGACCAATGCCATCGTGCCTGTTTTGAATCTAGTAGATAATCTATTTCAAATACGTAAAGGACATATCGAAACAGTCCACGCATATACTAACGATCAAAATCTACTGGATAATTATCATAAAAAAGCGCGCAGAGGGAGAGCTGCACCACTAAATATGGTTATAACAGAAACGGGATCTGAAAAAGCGGTGGCCAAAGTTCTTCCTTCACTTGCCGGTAAATTAACGAGTAATGCCGTTAGAGTGCCTGTGCCAAATGTATCATTGGCCATTTTAAACTTAACAACCAATAGGACATTATCGTTAAAAAATATTTCAGAATCGTTAAAGCACGCGGCCTTATTTGGTGATTTTTCCGAACAGATAGACTATTCGATTTCAAAAGAACTAGTAAGCAGCGACGTCATCGGCAATAGTCACGCCGCAATTATTGACGGTCCTGCAACAATAGTTTCAAAAGACAGTAAATCTGTTATTTTATATATATGGTACGATAATGAATACGGTTACAGCAGACAGGTCATTCGGTTTGCAAAGAAGATAGCTGGAGTTGTACGCCTTACTTACTATTAA
- a CDS encoding acyltransferase family protein, whose protein sequence is MNQRYYSLDVFRGATVALMILVNNPGSWNAIFSPLEHAPWHGCTPTDLVFPFFLFAVGNAMAFVMPKLKDHGNRLFWQKVLKRSALIFLIGLVLNWWPFVGWSGNSITFRGWVDPTDATNGVRILGVLQRIALCYCLASIIVYFLKPKAIILTSTAILVLYWIACIYFGGADPYSLQGWFGTAIDEKLLGVAHMYKGEGVAFEPEGLMSTFPATVQVIIGYLVGNYIRYTGNVAASNVEKPYLVFRMISVFMVAAALLTLAGLSWGLIFPVNKKIWTSSYVLYAGGLALTTISTMIWFIEIKKVRNWLTGFFDVFGKNPLFIFVVSALIPKTLALVRIKAGVDDAGEQLFTTPLRWFYTNICAEFPGPPEVGSFVYAVCFLCLLWVICYLLDKNKIYIKV, encoded by the coding sequence ATGAATCAAAGATACTATTCATTAGACGTTTTTCGAGGTGCTACAGTAGCCTTAATGATATTGGTAAATAATCCGGGAAGCTGGAATGCTATATTTTCTCCTTTGGAACATGCGCCTTGGCATGGATGCACGCCTACTGATCTGGTGTTTCCCTTTTTTCTATTCGCGGTAGGAAATGCTATGGCTTTTGTAATGCCCAAATTGAAGGATCATGGCAACCGATTATTTTGGCAAAAGGTTCTTAAGCGTAGTGCTTTGATTTTTTTAATAGGCCTGGTACTGAATTGGTGGCCTTTTGTCGGTTGGTCTGGGAATAGTATTACTTTCAGAGGGTGGGTAGATCCAACAGACGCTACAAATGGTGTTCGTATTTTGGGTGTTTTGCAACGGATAGCGCTATGTTATTGTTTGGCCTCAATAATTGTTTATTTTCTGAAACCCAAAGCTATTATACTCACTAGTACAGCTATACTGGTACTTTATTGGATAGCTTGTATTTATTTTGGGGGAGCCGATCCATACAGTCTGCAAGGCTGGTTCGGTACGGCTATCGATGAGAAACTGCTGGGAGTAGCGCATATGTATAAAGGGGAAGGGGTTGCTTTTGAACCGGAAGGTTTGATGAGTACATTTCCTGCTACTGTTCAAGTGATTATCGGCTATTTGGTTGGAAATTATATACGTTATACGGGAAATGTAGCAGCAAGTAATGTCGAAAAGCCCTATCTGGTATTTCGGATGATTAGTGTATTCATGGTAGCAGCAGCATTATTAACACTTGCTGGCCTATCTTGGGGCTTAATCTTTCCTGTTAACAAAAAGATATGGACCAGCTCCTATGTCTTATATGCAGGAGGTTTAGCACTAACTACTATCAGCACGATGATTTGGTTTATTGAAATTAAAAAAGTCAGGAATTGGCTCACCGGGTTTTTCGATGTATTTGGTAAAAACCCGCTTTTTATTTTCGTGGTAAGTGCATTAATACCAAAAACATTAGCGCTCGTTAGAATAAAGGCCGGGGTAGACGACGCAGGAGAACAGTTATTCACTACGCCGTTGCGGTGGTTTTATACTAATATCTGTGCTGAATTCCCTGGTCCCCCTGAAGTGGGATCTTTTGTCTATGCTGTATGTTTTCTATGTCTGTTGTGGGTGATCTGTTATTTATTAGATAAAAATAAAATATACATTAAGGTATAA
- a CDS encoding RNA polymerase sigma factor RpoD/SigA yields MRQLKITQSITNRESQSLDKYLHEIGKVDLITAEEEVILAQKIREGDQAALERLTKTNLRFVVSVAKQYQNQGLTLGDLINEGNLGLIKAAKRFDETKGFKFISYAVWWIRQSILQAIAEQSRIVRLPLNQVGSLSKISKAFSRLEQEYEREPSPEELADILETTVDKISDTLSNSGRHVSMDAPFVQGEENTLLDVLENHDPNTDSTLIDESLSEEIKRSLATLTEREREIIVLFFGLGSNHPLSLEEIGETFNLTRERVRQIKDKALQRLRHTSRSKILKSYLG; encoded by the coding sequence ATGAGACAGCTCAAGATAACACAGTCAATTACTAACCGTGAATCGCAATCGTTAGATAAGTATTTACACGAGATTGGTAAAGTTGACCTTATTACTGCAGAGGAAGAAGTAATTCTTGCTCAAAAAATCAGAGAAGGCGATCAAGCCGCTTTAGAACGTTTAACTAAAACAAATTTACGTTTCGTTGTATCTGTAGCCAAGCAATACCAAAATCAAGGGTTAACGCTAGGCGACCTTATAAATGAAGGAAATTTAGGTTTGATCAAAGCTGCCAAGCGCTTTGATGAAACAAAAGGTTTTAAGTTTATTTCATACGCTGTATGGTGGATCCGTCAATCTATCTTGCAGGCTATCGCAGAACAATCACGTATTGTACGTTTGCCATTAAACCAAGTTGGCTCTTTAAGTAAAATCAGTAAAGCTTTTTCTCGTTTGGAGCAAGAATATGAGCGCGAACCCTCTCCGGAGGAATTGGCAGATATTCTAGAAACTACTGTAGATAAGATTTCTGATACATTAAGCAATTCAGGTCGTCATGTTTCGATGGACGCACCATTTGTACAAGGTGAAGAAAACACACTACTTGATGTATTAGAGAACCATGATCCGAATACAGACAGTACGTTAATAGATGAATCCTTGTCGGAAGAGATTAAACGTTCATTAGCCACTTTAACGGAGCGGGAAAGGGAAATCATCGTATTGTTCTTCGGCTTAGGTTCCAATCACCCATTATCGTTAGAAGAAATAGGCGAAACTTTCAATCTAACCAGAGAACGCGTACGTCAAATTAAAGACAAGGCACTTCAAAGGTTAAGACATACGTCACGGAGTAAAATCTTAAAGTCTTACCTAGGGTAA
- the htpG gene encoding molecular chaperone HtpG, translated as MQEKGNISIHTENIFPVIKKFLYSDNEIFLRELVSNAVDATQKLKRLASLGNYRGEVGDATIEISLDEVAKTITISDKGIGMTADEIKKYINQIAFSGATEFMEKFKEAKDANEIIGRFGLGFYSAFMVADKVEIQTLSYQTDAEPAQWVCDGSTSYEISTGKKAERGTDVILYINKESEEFLNKSKLDEILAKYCRFLPVPIKFGKKTQSEPDGEDAEGKPKYKSIEVDNIINNTNPAWTKAPSELKDEDYLAFYRELYPFSDEPLFWIHLNVDYPFNLTGILYFPKIKNDFDLQRNKIKLFSRQVFITDEVKDIVPEFLMLLHGVIDSPDIPLNVSRSFLQADSNVKRISNYITKKVADKLNELFKTERKSFEDKWKDIGLFVKYGMVSEDKFAEKANDFALLQNVDKEFFTLKEYAEKVKDIQKDKNDNIIYLYSNDLATQDSFVTAAKDKGYDVLLLDSPIDSHFVNYLEQKLEKTQLKRVDSDVIDKLIQKDDDKALDLSEEESGTVKSLFEKAIGKENMQVEIEALGSEEMPVTVTMDEFMRRMKDMAQNGGGMGFYGNLPDSYKVSVNGNHPLIRRILSSADDGEKENLAKQAFDLALLSRGLLTGSELTSFVKRSVSLIN; from the coding sequence ATGCAAGAGAAAGGAAACATATCTATTCATACCGAGAATATTTTTCCGGTTATCAAGAAATTTTTATATTCAGATAATGAAATATTTTTACGCGAATTAGTTTCGAACGCCGTTGATGCAACTCAAAAGCTAAAAAGATTAGCGTCATTGGGAAATTATCGGGGAGAAGTTGGAGACGCCACGATAGAGATTTCATTAGATGAAGTGGCGAAAACTATTACGATTTCTGATAAGGGGATTGGAATGACAGCTGACGAGATTAAAAAATATATAAATCAAATCGCGTTTTCCGGTGCTACCGAATTTATGGAGAAATTTAAGGAAGCTAAAGATGCTAATGAAATCATCGGTAGGTTCGGTTTAGGTTTTTACTCGGCATTTATGGTGGCAGATAAGGTAGAAATTCAAACACTTTCTTATCAAACCGACGCTGAGCCCGCTCAATGGGTATGTGATGGTAGTACTTCTTATGAAATTTCGACAGGGAAAAAAGCTGAAAGAGGGACCGATGTCATTTTGTACATCAACAAGGAGTCAGAAGAATTTCTTAATAAGTCCAAGCTTGACGAAATTTTGGCCAAATATTGTCGGTTCCTACCTGTTCCAATAAAATTTGGAAAAAAAACACAATCAGAGCCGGACGGTGAGGATGCGGAAGGTAAGCCTAAATATAAGTCTATCGAAGTAGATAATATCATCAATAACACTAACCCCGCGTGGACTAAGGCTCCATCCGAACTTAAGGATGAGGATTATTTGGCCTTCTACCGGGAATTGTATCCGTTTTCTGACGAACCATTATTTTGGATTCATTTAAATGTAGACTATCCCTTTAATCTAACAGGAATACTGTACTTTCCAAAAATCAAGAATGATTTTGACCTTCAACGTAATAAGATCAAATTATTCTCTCGGCAGGTGTTTATTACGGATGAGGTAAAGGACATCGTTCCTGAGTTTTTGATGTTGTTACATGGGGTTATAGATTCACCTGATATTCCGTTGAACGTATCAAGAAGCTTCCTGCAAGCCGATAGCAACGTGAAACGCATCAGTAATTACATCACTAAAAAGGTAGCAGATAAACTGAATGAATTGTTTAAAACTGAACGTAAATCATTCGAGGACAAATGGAAAGATATCGGTCTATTTGTTAAGTATGGTATGGTAAGTGAGGATAAGTTTGCAGAAAAAGCAAATGATTTTGCTTTACTTCAGAATGTTGACAAGGAGTTCTTCACTTTAAAAGAATATGCTGAAAAGGTGAAGGATATCCAGAAAGATAAAAATGATAATATCATTTACCTTTATTCCAATGATCTTGCAACGCAAGATAGTTTCGTCACAGCAGCGAAAGATAAAGGCTACGATGTATTGCTATTAGATTCTCCAATTGATAGTCATTTTGTTAATTATTTGGAGCAAAAGCTAGAGAAGACGCAACTTAAACGTGTAGACTCCGATGTGATTGATAAGCTTATTCAAAAGGATGACGATAAAGCATTGGATCTAAGCGAAGAGGAAAGTGGTACTGTTAAGTCGCTATTTGAGAAAGCGATTGGTAAAGAGAATATGCAGGTAGAAATTGAGGCACTTGGAAGTGAGGAAATGCCGGTAACCGTAACTATGGACGAGTTTATGCGCAGAATGAAAGACATGGCCCAAAATGGTGGAGGAATGGGATTTTACGGTAATCTCCCGGATAGTTATAAAGTATCTGTCAATGGCAATCACCCACTTATTAGACGTATCTTATCATCTGCTGACGATGGAGAAAAGGAGAATTTGGCAAAGCAAGCTTTTGATTTAGCGCTGTTATCGAGAGGCTTGCTGACAGGATCTGAACTTACTAGTTTTGTAAAAAGAAGTGTTAGCTTAATAAATTAA
- a CDS encoding DUF6733 family protein, whose amino-acid sequence MKKMTTLSKNIAVLSCLFLALISTTVQGQEDDDRFSFTVALNSDQFFGFAPSFSGAYAVSPSTDLTFYGILWSGGTGGGWGNWTEFGIGANFTVADGFGINPNIGVTGGNLLSSGVEGPAIFGDGIVPNLILSLDKQYVEGEGYFGYYAPLRNKAPEGGTTLSYIHYWANLGYKVSPKFSFGAHFEELINSGGSNVEESTSVYQWLGPYIQFSSPKHSIFARLSAGGDLVSGNDSFFKVSTGFSF is encoded by the coding sequence ATGAAAAAAATGACAACTTTATCCAAAAACATTGCAGTATTATCGTGTTTGTTTCTTGCACTTATTTCTACAACTGTGCAAGGGCAAGAAGATGACGATAGGTTCAGTTTCACCGTTGCGTTGAATTCTGATCAGTTTTTCGGCTTTGCTCCCTCTTTCTCTGGTGCATATGCTGTAAGTCCAAGTACAGATTTAACCTTTTACGGCATACTATGGTCTGGCGGTACTGGTGGAGGATGGGGTAATTGGACAGAGTTTGGTATTGGTGCAAATTTTACCGTTGCTGATGGCTTTGGTATAAATCCAAATATTGGTGTAACTGGAGGTAATTTATTATCCAGTGGAGTAGAAGGGCCAGCTATATTTGGTGACGGTATTGTTCCTAATCTTATTCTTTCACTGGATAAACAATATGTGGAAGGTGAAGGATATTTTGGATACTATGCACCATTGCGTAACAAAGCACCAGAAGGAGGAACTACCTTGTCTTATATTCACTACTGGGCAAATTTAGGGTATAAAGTTAGTCCCAAATTCTCTTTTGGTGCACATTTCGAGGAATTAATCAATTCTGGTGGATCAAACGTGGAAGAATCTACAAGTGTATACCAATGGTTGGGTCCATATATTCAGTTTTCTTCACCAAAACATAGCATTTTTGCACGTTTATCAGCTGGAGGCGATCTAGTAAGTGGTAACGACTCTTTCTTTAAAGTGAGTACTGGTTTTAGTTTTTAA